The Arachis hypogaea cultivar Tifrunner chromosome 14, arahy.Tifrunner.gnm2.J5K5, whole genome shotgun sequence genome has a segment encoding these proteins:
- the LOC114925217 gene encoding sucrose transport protein-like yields MFPFTITKASDPICANLTGGLLFSMLLLVSLTGVALSCLKIKQVLPEKSSEQKEEDDRWTVVTCFRKMLAAMKGLKKPMSLMTVTPINWLAWSMIFMYIYDWMEREVYSGKSGIKVDTVSDIGYRYINCGLILNWFVMGAMSLAVEPIGRALCGTKIPWGLKILSCWWLGYDGLHQQASLGRATGALC; encoded by the coding sequence ATGTTCCCATTCACGATTACAAAAGCATCCGACCCTATCTGCGCAAACCTGACAGGCGGTTTATTATTCTCGATGCTCCTTCTAGTGTCTTTGACGGGTGTGGCTCTTTCCTGCCTCAAGATCAAGCAGGTATTACCTGAGAAGTCAAGTGAGCAGAAAGAGGAAGATGATAGATGGACGGTGGTTACATGTTTTCGGAAAATGTTAGCGGCGATGAAAGGGTTGAAGAAGCCGATGTCGCTAATGACGGTTACACCAATAAATTGGTTGGCGTGGTCAATGATCTTCATGTACATTTATGATTGGATGGAGAGGGAGGTATACAGTGGGAAGTCTGGGATTAAAGTGGATACAGTGTCTGACATAGGCTATCGGTATATAAATTGTGGTCTTATACTAAATTGGTTTGTTATGGGTGCTATGTCTTTGGCTGTGGAACCCATTGGACGTGCTCTTTGTGGGACAAAAATTCCTTGGGGGCTGAAAATTTTATCTTGCTGGTGGCTTGGTTACGACGGTTTACATCAGCAAGCTAGCTTAGGACGAGCGACTGGAGCACTATGTTGA